DNA from Candidatus Omnitrophota bacterium:
CCGCACGGATTCTACATTTATCGCGTCGAACCTTGGAATCCCTACGGATTCGCGGCGGCGGCCCCCGCTTTGTTCGTATTTCGAATCGTTGCGTTCGCTATCGCCCCGAAGACATTTCGCAGTGGTTGGAAGAACGTTCCAGATTCAACACGAGCGAGGCCGTCAATGAATAATAAAATCGAAAACAAAAAACGCAAGCCTCAACGCCGCCGGAAACGGCGTAAGGTTCCTCGTTATTTTTGGTACATCGATCCGGTTTTGTATTGTGTCATGCTTTGCAAGCGAGAACCATGACAAAGAAGACGATCCCATCCCCGCATAACCTAGACGCAGAATGCCATGTTTTGGGCGCATCGATCCGCGAACCCGAAGCGCTGGCAAGGGCGCGGGCAATCCTTGACGCCGATGACTTCCATGAGCCGAA
Protein-coding regions in this window:
- a CDS encoding helix-turn-helix domain-containing protein, producing the protein MNEVKSSLTAVLTTLEAARILHLSRRTLESLRIRGGGPRFVRISNRCVRYRPEDISQWLEERSRFNTSEAVNE